The following nucleotide sequence is from Corylus avellana chromosome ca7, CavTom2PMs-1.0.
CTATAGTCACGTTATCCCAGTTATATTGCATTTTAAGTATACCAAATAGCAGTACTCTTTTGGAGTATACTTTTAATTCGTCACTAatttgtgtttggcaaatgTAGATTGGAGATTACTTGGATGTGGGTATTATGTAAGGAAGCTCTCTCCTTAATCTGATGTATTTGCTCATAAGCTGTCTTGGGAGGGTCTTGCAATACTGTTTACTTGAATTTTGCCCTGAGTTGATGCTTCCTTATATGTGTACATAAGTGGCTAGTTTCTAGTTGTTAGACATGATGTGGACGTCAGTTACACCCATGTGCATATATAGTGTTGGAAATTGAAACCTTCTGTGGGTTCGTGGAATATATTGAATATCATTTTGAAAACTGATGGAGATTGGTTGATGTGTGAGGGAATAAATAgctcttttgtatttttgtttccaAGTAGTGCATGCCAAAATCATGATGTGGGGACCGTTTAAATAttgaaattacatttttgtttCACAACTATTTTACATTGTTGACATGGAAGTTTTAACTAACCCTTGAATTAatgattattgaaaaaaaaaaaaaaaaaaaaggtttaattgGGATTGCCACTTTAGCAATTACAGTATAAAAGTAACTCTTCGATTTTTATTCCATAATGCTTGTTGGCttgacaattttaatttttttggatttggttcaTGTGTTGTAGTTTTTCAACGGTCTATATTtaatttcaactttttctttaaatatagaCTATTGAAAAACTATAGCAGTTGCACCTAAACAAAAACTGATCCAAGTATTTGTTGAAATTGTTATGTTTGCATTGTGAGatagttatgagataaaaatgtaaataagaattttatcttaatttatCCATCAAGTGTGatatatgacttttaaaattatcattgaatcaaattcaatagtaatgcATAACAAATTTAGTAGTGATTTTATAAAAGTCTCAATACTTTCGGGAGATAAAAGTCATACTTACATAATTACTTATTTCTGTTATTACTCTTCAATGAATGATTAAGTAAACAAAGAATAaagttttttattcttttaattcagTCTATTCAAATTACgacacatgatttattaattttattaaaaatgcataagaACATAtcgaaaaaaaacaaaacaaaacaaaacaaaaacaaattctctaatttagtttgaaataaaattttgttcaaTCTAAATTGAGATAAAGGAGCGTTTGAGTTTTAAATTTACATTTGTGTGTTATAATAGTTGATTTAGAGAagcatttttaaaatgcatgtgGAGTTTCAAAGTCGTCTTAcgtaaaagataaaaaagactTAGAAATTAAGAAATCGTCTTGGATTGCTCGAccgatttaataataataaattaataatcaaaGGTCGGTTGTCCATTAACAAAGTCTCAAACAGACCCCACCCACCCGGCCAACATGTTGCTTAATTCAAACTAATTAataaatgttttgatatttaaTCTCTCGCTCATTAAACTTTAAAGATAAGGGAAGTGTCGATAGAAAGAAATAGAAGCCATGAACACGGTAGTAGTCGTAGTAGTACGACTATGACGCCCTTATCCAGCTAGGTGACAACGACGTCGTAGTAGCAATCTTCGTTCCGTTATCGAAGCAGCACTAATCGAAGAAGACAAACACGGggaaaaatcataatcaaaatcaaaacccccAAAAAGTAAAGAtacctgtctctctctctctctctctctctctgagtctCTCGCTCGCTGGGAGGGATTTAGGGCAACGGAATTAACGCATTTTTAAGCAGTTTACGAAAAGATATCACAGTCTCTCTCTTCACATTGAAGCTTCGTGACCTTCTTAAATTCTTCAATCCCAATCACGCCCTCTGCATTCTTCATCTGATGGATTTGGAGTAGGAAGAAGCACCATAAAGCCTCCCAATTCACCGGTACATCCACGCAATTCCCACTCGTAAATACACGCACTCTCTCTAGTGGCAATGTTGTAATttcctgctctctctctctctctctgagttaCCTTCTTTTTGTATTAACTTTAGGTTTTCCTCGGCGAATGGCGATGAACCGGGGAATTTCCGGCGCGGGCCTCCACAGAAGCAGAGGCGGTGGATCTCGATTCCCTTTAGCAATTCTCATTGTCTTTGCGTTGCTCGTGCCGTTGGTTTTCTTCGTCGGCCGAGGACTCCGCGTCACTGGTCAGTTCTCAAACCTTTGCTCTACTTCTCAATTGTCTATTTCAAATGTGGGAGGTTAATTTCTAGATCTCACTTAATCAAACTCTATTGCATATTAGGGGCTCAAATTAGTATTTTCGTACTGATTGTGTTTTCGTATTTTGGTACTTTCCCGAAAGGCAAATTGAATAACGAGAAAATTATGCTCTAGCTCTTTGAGTTGAGAATAATGCTGTATGTTTTTCAGGTAGTGATGCTCGAAACAATGCTCAAAGTTTTGGATAGGGGATAGGATGTATTTGTTTTTGAGTCTTAATAACCATGAATGCTCATTGATGGATATTTAGCGCTAGATATTTCTGAAAGGAGGCTATTTTCAGTGCATCGATGGCATTAAGTTGATTTAGGCAGTCATTTTATTGATTTTCACAGCTAAGGGTGGGTGGGTTTTGCTTTCGATAGATGAAAAGTGGAATAGGGTTTTCACAACAATTATGTATAGGGACCTTTAGGAATGTCAATGTGGCGTGTTTACTAGTTGCTACTAGATGTCATGCTGATGGTGTACGGTGGCATTTAGGTTATGATCCCCTATATTTATCTCACCTATGTGGTAATGGTAAAAGTGGAGGTAATGAGTCTTGTAGCCAACCTAACTTCAATCAATGATAAAAGTACGAGTAGAAAACTTTGTGATCAATATTATTCTATGATGAAGTTCACATGAGGTCCAACATTATATTCAATAATTGAAGATCATTTATGCAGATCAGTACACTCGCTAGTAAAGTTACCATAATATGTACTACTGCCCTTGCAAACTACATTCAAGACCCGAAGGATTAATTTTGTGTCTTCACTATGTAATTTACTAAAATCATGAACAGAGTAGCATGTAATAGTATACAAGCCTTTGCATGAGTTTGGATTTCTGTTCTGTATGTCTACTCGTCTCTAATTGTGTATATATGCATACTTAAAAtgattattgttgttattagtTGTTGCAGATCGAGATGATGTTTCAATTGGTACCAGTAAACAGGTAGTAGTCTTTTCCGATCTTTGTccatttctagtttttttttataagtaataagaagttttattaaaaagcgtaaaggcgccccaaggtacactggaagtatacaataggatcacctaactagaaggagaaaaacgaagaagaaaatcatcataactaatcgaaACAGGAAAGACATGCGCAacggtccaaagatacaaagtttgAAAGCAAGAGGCTAAAATGTCTTCCCAAGTCCCCTCCAtatcctcaaagcacctattattcctttccctccatagacaccaaaaaaagcacgtaggcaccattttccacacCGCGGCACTCTCCCTCCTccccgaagaccaccaacaagcgagTAAATCCGAAACCCTCTttggcatcacccaagacaacccaaaccgaccgAAAAAGGTGCTCCACAAAGTATAagctacctcgcaatgaaggagaagatgatccaccgtctcctcggacttcttgcacatacaacacctgtTTGTCACAATCACCCGTCGCTTTCTAAGATTGTCCAGAGTCAAAATTTTTCCCAAAGccgccgaccacacaaaaaaactcGCCCTCAGAGGAGCTTGGgtacgccacacactcttccacgGAAATCCTCCCCCAACAGGACTCGCCAAGGCGGCGTAAAGGAGCTTGACCTTGAATcggcctcttttggaagaattccaccacaacctatcttcatACCCTCGCCTCACTTGAGCAGCATGTAACACCTGGAAAAAAGAAGCCAacacctccacctcccaatcatgcgcTTCTCTAGAaaagctcacattccactgGTTAGTGCCACCCAACACCTCCAGATGCTCCGCCACTGAAGCATCCTTAGCGCAGGCAATGCTAAATAAACCTGGAAAGGCATGCTTGAGAGCCAAATCACCACACCACAGATCGTGCCAAAAGCGCACCTTAGACCCCTCCCCTACCTGAAATCGAGtaaacctttggaaattggCCCACCCCTTCCtgatgttcttccataaccccacccccaGAGGACCACCCGGCTCCAaggaacaccaccctccccaaagACTACCAAATTTCGCATTCACCACAGCCCTCCACCAAGAATCTCTCTCTAACCCATAAcgccacaaccacttccctaaGAGGGCGCGATTGAAGACCCTAAGGTTCCTGATACCCAAACCTCCCTCCTTCATCGGGGTGCAAACCTTCGCCCACTCCACCAGGTGGAACTTGAACTCATCGCCTAGACCCCCCCATAAAAAGTCCCGCTGCAACTTCTCAATCCTCTTTGCAACACTACCTGGAATGGGAAAGAGTGACAAATAGTACGTCGGCAAGTTGACGAGAGTATTCTTAATAAGCATTACTCTCCCCCCCTTAGACAGATAAGATCTTTTCCACCCGGCCAACCTacgttctatcttctcaataactccatcccaaatatgtgTAGCCTTGCAAGAGGCCCCTAACGGCAAACCAAGGTACCTAACAGGCAATGAAGCAACCCCACACCCCAGAATCTCAGCTAACCTGTCCACTTGAACCACATCCCCCACTGGAATTATCTCCGACTTGGCCAAATTAACTTTCAACCCGGAAACAGCTTCAAACAACAGAAACACACTCCTCAAATACCGAAGCTGGGCAGGCCTAGCAttacaaaaaatcaaggtatcgtccgcaaacaaaagatgagacGTAGTAATATTACCGACCTGAAATCCCTCAATAAAACCCCCGTTCACTGCCGCTGAAATCATTCTGCTTAGAGCTTCCATAACAAAAACGAACAACAGAGGAGATAAagggtccccttgtctcaaacccctggAGCTGCTGAAGAATCCATTAGGCGAGCTATTGATCAGAATCGAGAATCCATTTGTCCATTTCTAGTACACTACTGattgcatatttttttctataatggCTTCTgtctgcttctttttctttacctGAACTTTTTTCGAATGAGTGGTGCAGAATGTGGATTGGAGAGAAAGGCTGGCACTGCAACATGTCAAATCTATTTTCACAAAAGAGGTAATTTAGCTATCCACGTCTCTATTAAAATAAGTAGtggtagtttttgtttttgtattgtATTGCAACATGTCAAATCTAGTAGTTTTCCTTACTAGCTGACACACTGATCATATCTGCTGTTTAGGTCATTCATGCTGTCACAGCCAGCACAAGTGACATGGGGCCTTTGAGTCTTGatatatttaagaaaaacaacTTGTCTGCTTCATGGAAAGTCTTTGGGGCCAAGACTTCAGTTGTTGACACTTCTGAGGTTAGGATGACTCTTATACTTCTGCTTGAAACCACTGTTATCTCTTGTACACTTTTTGTGCTGCTGAAAGCTTGTCAATTAATAGCTTTTgctttattaatgtttttgggTTGTGATTGTGTTCAAAGCCAAACCAAGTGGCTGCAGATGTCAAAAAGGAAACACCTAAGGAAAAAAAGGATCATTCCTCAGGTGATAATATCTTTTTGTCGTAGGATCTGGATATATGTAATACGCTTTTACTTTCCTTTCAATCTTGAGTTTTCAATGTCTTTCTAGTGGCATCTGCATATGGCTGATATactttattatttacttttgattttattgtcCTCTGCAGATGATCGTGCTCAATTTGTTGGTAAACCTGCAGACCTAGCCCGGAGGGTAATCACCATCCCTCGATACTTGCATGTTTTGGTCACCATGTTCAACTTATAAATTATAGCAAACAGACtctattgttttgattttgcaCTTCATGGGCTGTACCAGTGTATTAACTGCATTGCTTCTTGAGTTTTGATATATACTCCTTTAAGCTATTCTGCAGCAATTGCGAGAGAAAAGACGTGAAAAGCGTGCATCAGAATTGGTGCAAAAGGATGATGAAACAACTGTAAAACTTGAGAATGCAGCCATTGAACGCTCCAAATCAGTTGACTCTGCTGTTCTGGGAAAATACAGCTTATggaggaaagaaaatgagaatgagAACTCTGATTCGACAGTACGCTTGATGCGGGATCAAATGATAATGGCAAGGGTATATTTAAGTATCGCGAAGATGAAGAACACAGTTGACTTGTACCAACAACTACAAGTTCGACTTAAAGAGAGCCAACGTGCCCTAGGGGAGGCCACTGCTGATTCTGATCTACATCAAAGGTAACAGTATTGGGCATTTAATGTCATTGGGAATGCTTCACTGTCTGCATTTATTTTGTCCTGTATATTGATAATTTTGGCACCTGTTACCTTATTCCTTCTTCAATTTGTTTCTAGTGCACCCGAGAGAATCAAAGCTATGGGCCAAGTTCTGTCAAAAGCAAGAGAGCAACTGTATGACTGCAAGTTGGTGACTGGGAAGCTCAGAGCAATGCTTCAGTCAGCAGATGAACAAGTTAGGCTCTTGAAAAAGCAGAGCACATTCCTGAGTCAGTTAGCTGCCAAGACCATTCCAAATGCAATCCACTGCTTATCTATGCGGTTAACCATAGAATACTACCTCCTTCCTCCAGAAAAGCGACGGTTCCCCAGAAGTGAGAATTTAGAAAATACAAAACTTCATCATTATGCTCTCTTCTCAGACAATGTCTTGGCTGCATCAGTGGTTGTCAACTCAACTGTCATGAATGCCAAGGTGATGTGCAATGTCTTATTCTATTCCACTGGCttaagtgtgtgtgtgtggtgggTGTGTGGGTATCTCTCCAAAATATTGAACACCCTGGTTGATGCTTATTAAGTTATTGTCCTGATTGACTTATATGGGATTGCCATTTTAGGTATATGTGGTTTCATATTATAAGATCTCCAGTTGGTTGCTCTTCAGATGGATAATTATTTCTGTTTCGAAGTGCACTTGAGATATATACACTAACTAATAATTAGGTTCTTTAGGTGATTTTGCAATTATAGAGTTTTTGCTGAAGATGATTTATGGATAGCTTTTGAATGAGATGATTCTAGGCCTGTGTTGGCATTTCTGTGAACTTTCCAtaatgttttccttttttgaacTTCACAAGATCAGATTTCTATAAATGCGGGTGGAagatttttttgcaatttacgtatcaaaaaaaaaaaaagaaaagattttttgCAATTGCATGGCAGAAGTGTTGTTAAGAATAGAACTTTTGATAAGTTCTATTCTTAACAACACTTCTGCCATAAGAATAGAACTGCTCGTTAAAAGTATTTGGTTACATGCCATATAATCACTTATGTACTATTGAAATGACTTAAAAGAGGCACTGAAATCGTTGCTTTTCAAGCACTTTTTGACAACTGAACCtgtgtaatatatattttgtatatatataaaataaataataataaataaagagcaTATATGTGACCAATCCATTAGAGTTTATGGTGAATCTTGTTACATTAGATAACAAAATTTATGCAAAAGCTTGTTTGGTGATACCACCAGGGCATTATGGCTCCATGTGCATTCCCTTGTTGATACCACCAATGTGTGCAATTCCCGAAATGGTCGTTAACCTTGGACATGTCTGAAGTAGAAACAAAAAGGCCTAGTGATCTCCACTGATGGCTCTGTTTCAGCTTAAATCTGCAACATCAAGCCATGAAAAGTCTATTCATGGGAGTTTGTGTTTGGGTTTCCTGTTTTAGAGATTTTTGTAGGAGTGCTTTCGTTCTcttccttttgttctttttttttttttttggaagagaaATTGTCAGGGAATCTGGGAGTGAATTATAGGTGGTGCCTATGGTGGTAATAATGAGTCGGTCAATAACAGTGGTAGGGGGTGGGGGGGGGCGGCGGTGGGTTGAAGATATAGATCGGTGGCTTATTGTGGGTCACTGGAGTGCACAATTAAAAAGATGTGATTCTAAACATAGGCTAACGGCTTTGAAACTGCTGTAAGGGTCTAAACTTGCACATAGGATGCTGAAACACAACATTAAACAGGcacttaaaaaatttgtttgatcaTGATTTTGTAATATTGAAATTATTTGAAGTGGGCCCTCTCTTTTGGTGGACCTCACATATTTGGACAGATGCCATGTAATGGGAACTTGCTTTACTGTACTGAAGCTCAGAAGGGAGTTGCTTGCTCTTTCGTTCTTGACTAAAATATGCTTCTCATTGCAGGACTCTTCAAAACATGTATTTCATGTTGTCACCGATAAACTCAACTTCGGAGCGATGAATATGTGGTTTCTGTTGAACCCCCCTGGAAAAGCCACTATCCATGTTGAAAATGTTGATGAATTTAAGTGGCTTAATTCATCTTACTGCCCAGTTCTGCGTCAACTTGAGTCTGCTGCAATGAAAGAATATTATTTCAAAGCCGCCCATCCAACCACTCTTTCATCTGGTGCTTCTAATTTGAAGTACAGGAACCCTAAGTATCTCTCAATGCTCAACCATCTGAGGTTCTATCTACCTCAGGTTTATCCAAAGTTAGATAAGATCCTGTTTCTTGATGATGACATTGTTGTCCAGAAAGATTTGACTGGACTCTGGTCTGTTAATCTCCGTGGAAAGGTTAATGGTGCAGTGGAAACCTGTGGTGAGAGCTTTCACCGTTTTGACAAGTACCTTAACTTTACAAATCCACATATTGCAAGAAACTTTGATCCAAATGCATGTGGGTGGGCATATGGGATGAACGTTTTTGATCTAAAGGAGTGGAAAAAAAGGGATATTACCGGCATATATCACAAGTGGCAGAACATGGTGAGGCTTTGAAATCTTGCATTTGTCTGCCtcagtgttttgttttgtttcatatATCATATGACTTATAAATTGACGTAAATCTGGGGTTAATCAGCATGTTTGTATCTCAGAATGAAGTTTTATTGTAAAAAATCTGCATATCATAATTGTTTATCtattgagtttttcttttttctgcgGTGGCTTTAGAATGAAGATAGAGTACTTTGGAAGCTTGGGACATTACCTCCGGGACTAATTACATTTTATGGGCTGACACATCCTCTCGAGAAGTCATGGCATGTGCTTGGTTTGGGTTACAATCCAAGCGTCGATCGTGCAGAGATTGAGAATGCTGCAGTCATACACTACAATGGCAATATGAAACCTTGGCTAGAGTTGGGAATGACAAGATATAGGTCATACTGGACTAAGTACATTAAGTTTGATCATCCCTACGTTCGCAGCTGCAATCTAAGTGAATGAGCTGGCTGAAGTCATATATGGTGAGATCCTCTCTCTCTTGCTGGCTGCCTCGTTATTTCTAACTAAAGGTtgcttttagtttaattttttttttttttggccctagtTTCCCCTGTTTTCATTCTCTTTCCACATTGTTTATTCTTCTTTGTGATTCATTCAATTTGTTCCAATCATCTGTCACCACCATTGGAGCAAGGTAACTAATTCTATGCCTTGTTGACCTGTAAAACCGCCCTACTGTATCACATTCTGGAGCTAAGTCTGATTTCGACAGGAATAGGAGTTGAGTGTCATTTTCTGTATTCTTTGAACAACTTGCACACCTTGAAGAATTCAATGTGTATGGGTTCTGATATATATGCTGTCTACTCAGATGATAAGCTAGCCATGTTGTGATAACTTTTTATTTAGTAGTGTTCTAAATCATTACGAATTTGATTTTCCCAAATGTATTGTGAATAGGTGTTTGCTCCAGGCTCCATGTATTCGTttcctaaacaaataaaacttggTTTAATCAGAACAGTTGTCATAATGAAACCGATGATGCAATAacatcattgttaaaaaatcatataatatCATAAACAGTCCCCTCTGCATACTTGGCAGTGCATGAGGGAAATAATATACAGTCTACTATGCAGACTGGGTAGTGCATGAAAGGCGGGCAAATTAATCGTTTACCATCTACCGACTGACAACTGACTTTTGGCGGTCGGtaggcaaaataaaaatattgttttgataTCGGTTCAGTAGGTGgtagaaatttgtttttgttggtaACCGACAATTAATTGACTTAACtgatttttcaagtgaattttgaattttatctggtacatttttcttattattttatcctATTAATTTGTGGTTATTCTTTTGGTCCGTGCtccatggattttttttttttaaaaaaaaaagcatgtgatttACTGATTCTGTAGTTGATAATTTAACGTAAAAACTTATAACCAACTTAACTGACTATCTATTAATTGATTAACCGAAAAAGTCGAAACTATTTCTTGATAGTATGAAGTCGGTTAACCAACTTTTACGGTTCGGTCGGTGAAAATGCTTATACCGATACTGACTGAATTGATACCCACGAGTTAGGCTAGGTTCTTGTAAATCAAATTTAGGTTATAATAGGTTTTTTGGCCCCGTATTGACTAGGTTCATTTTCTTGGACCCAAAGCCTTCATGGGGTTAGGGTATCGGTCTAGACCCATAAGTTTTGGCTCTTTTTGATATTGAGATGTTTGTTTCTAAGTCGATGAAATTAAGACTCATATTTTGTCTATTTATAAACCGAGATTATCTATTTATAAATCAGATTTTGATATTGACAGAAATTGTTCGTACCCATTAGCTGAAGAACACTTTATGGCCGGCCATCCATACCCATTTATTTGGTTCAAATTTGAATTAAGCATGCTTGGAAATTGTTTGAGAAGAGCTAAAAAGTTGTTTGGactttggaagaagaagaaaaaaaaaaagaaggtgttttgataacaaagaaaaaacctaaaagcAGAAACCGCATTAAAAGGAAAGGTTGAAAATGGTAAGAATACTACTGCAGGCTGCAATGGAGAAGTGGGggagataaagaaaaaggagagtCAACCAAAGGCCGAAAAGCATCTCCTCCTATTGTTGTGGGATTGATGAGTCAACGAACCACTCTCACTTTAAGTGACCCACAACCACAAGCTGCAACCCTTTGCTTTGAACCACcaatctttgattttctttttttttatttttttatttttttatttttttaaattgtattttatgtttttttaatccCACTGCCACAAGACTCCTGAATCTTCCAATCCAAAATCACATCAGTATCGTCTCTGCCCCCCATTATGTTGAGGCCTCAAGTTCCCGACCGCAcccaccaaaatcaaataaatctctcTTGTTTTGTCGTGATTGTGAGAATATTATTGTCTCGATACTAGAAGATATTTTTCACAATAATATTGTCTTCATGTCATTTCTTCTAATCAAATCCCTTTCTTTTACTCTACTTTCTTACAAATATAATGAGTTTATTCAATAAATATAGAATATGTGTTCCTATAAGACACTTTTCAGTCGTGGACCGATGTAGGCTTCTATGAATGAATCActcttctccttctcccttgctattctcttatattttctattttattataacattaaaaaatgcatgttctgAAACAAGTGGCAGAACTACATGTAGACCGGCGGGGCTATGGCCCCCAAAGGTCAGTATAAACCATGATCTTCTAAAATGTCAAACTCTTTAACCACAAATGCTTAACAGTTAATATTgtgtttgttttgatgtaaaatattttttatttattttctagtgTTTGATGTAGGGAAAGGATTCTATTCAaacggaaaataattttcatttcaataGCAAATTTGTCactataaggaaaaaaaaaatggacgtaCGCTAGTTTTTCTAAACCGCTATAGAAGAATGCAGCTACCACACCCATAGAGGGATCTTGTTGACACCCCCCTTCGCCTCTTGTTGATTATCCCTCCTATGTCGGCACAACCCTCCCTAGGATAACCTCACTCCTCTACCCTAACATCACTTTTTTTCCACCTGTCATTAAAGATCTCCCCTCCAGCCTCTTTCGTCATCTATATAGGTTTTGTGAAGTAATTCTATATGTCTCTTTTGTGTCCATATAAAAAtgaggtagcttttaaaatcacaatttaatcaaaattcaataatgatcaatcacaagctcaatggtgGGAGGTGGCCACACCCCACCAAAGAGCTAGGGTGGCTTGCGTGACCGCACCTCAATAGTGAGGGTGGAGTCACCTCATCCACTATTGTAGAGGAATACCGACCACCATTGTAAAATCAACTCTCCACCCatctcttttgtttcttttagcttttttactttttatttatttacatgaTGACATAACTTTTTTAATACACACAACACAATTCCATTGATCTTACGTGGAGAATAAACCAATTGGTACTTCTACCATTAAAAATTGGACAGaaaatttgacggagtcaaaATTCATActcttaattatcaaaattaaaaacttaggTTCCTAATTGTCATAGGGTCAAAATTTAGGTTTAAAAAAAccttttccttttgaaatttcTTGGTAGCCAAGTGACCTACTGTCAAGTCTCAAGAGATGTAATTATCATGCTAACCCCTAAAAACTCAAAGaggtcaataataataataataataataataataaggcaTTGCTTTGGCTTTGACTCTTGTGTTTCTATCTCAAACTTTTACACCAACACCTCTTTGAGTTTTTAAGGTACAACCTACTCGGTGTCATGACACTGTCGAGTTTTGAGCAACTCCCAAAATCTTGACTTCTCTTCATCTCTTGACACTTGCAcccattctcttataaattaattggtacaTTGCATGGCCGGCTCTTCCATTAGCAGGCGATTTAGACGGTCGCTTAAGACCTAATGAAATATGACCCAAAATAGTAATGAAAAGTGCTAGgcagccaaacaaatgaatctaaatttttttttaaactgacgtTGCAAAggttattaaattaaaataaaaaaatgcaattctatCTCCCTTGTCTGTCATTCACGGTCTGCCATgtcagtttgaaattttttctgagTTCACTTGTTTGGCTTCTTAGCACTTTTCAATGGTAATAACACAATTAAGGCCCTAAAGAGCATCTTAGCTATTACACTATCCTTTTCTAGTCATGGGTTAGCTTTTGACAACCCTTTGATTCCATAAATAAGCAAATATTATAAGtggatgctatatatatatattaaaaaaaaactatgttcatcctatatatatactctcttttcttttcgaAGATACATTTAATCTAATTAACAAATTGTGCAAATTAATTGAATTAACATGGTCAATGTTCTTGTAATGAATGACAAAACAAGATTTGATTGATCATGAAGTTTATTAAATGAAGGGATTTGGTGATACGATTTATCTTCTCCACAAGATTATGTTGGAGGAAGGCAAGAACCCCACTGATTAATGGAttcttaaatgaaaattttttagtgTAACTTTGAATAAtgttcaggaaaaaaaaaggatattaaTTTGTTCTGGTTATGTTCAATgtataaaaatatcattcaacCCAC
It contains:
- the LOC132186042 gene encoding polygalacturonate 4-alpha-galacturonosyltransferase isoform X2 — encoded protein: MAMNRGISGAGLHRSRGGGSRFPLAILIVFALLVPLVFFVGRGLRVTDRDDVSIGTSKQNVDWRERLALQHVKSIFTKEVIHAVTASTSDMGPLSLDIFKKNNLSASWKVFGAKTSVVDTSEPNQVAADVKKETPKEKKDHSSDDRAQFVGKPADLARRQLREKRREKRASELVQKDDETTVKLENAAIERSKSVDSAVLGKYSLWRKENENENSDSTVRLMRDQMIMARVYLSIAKMKNTVDLYQQLQVRLKESQRALGEATADSDLHQSAPERIKAMGQVLSKAREQLYDCKLVTGKLRAMLQSADEQVRLLKKQSTFLSQLAAKTIPNAIHCLSMRLTIEYYLLPPEKRRFPRSENLENTKLHHYALFSDNVLAASVVVNSTVMNAKDSSKHVFHVVTDKLNFGAMNMWFLLNPPGKATIHVENVDEFKWLNSSYCPVLRQLESAAMKEYYFKAAHPTTLSSGASNLKYRNPKYLSMLNHLRFYLPQVYPKLDKILFLDDDIVVQKDLTGLWSVNLRGKVNGAVETCGESFHRFDKYLNFTNPHIARNFDPNACGWAYGMNVFDLKEWKKRDITGIYHKWQNMNEDRVLWKLGTLPPGLITFYGLTHPLEKSWHVLGLGYNPSVDRAEIENAAVIHYNGNMKPWLELGMTRYRSYWTKYIKFDHPYVRSCNLSE
- the LOC132186042 gene encoding polygalacturonate 4-alpha-galacturonosyltransferase isoform X1, translated to MAMNRGISGAGLHRSRGGGSRFPLAILIVFALLVPLVFFVGRGLRVTVVADRDDVSIGTSKQNVDWRERLALQHVKSIFTKEVIHAVTASTSDMGPLSLDIFKKNNLSASWKVFGAKTSVVDTSEPNQVAADVKKETPKEKKDHSSDDRAQFVGKPADLARRQLREKRREKRASELVQKDDETTVKLENAAIERSKSVDSAVLGKYSLWRKENENENSDSTVRLMRDQMIMARVYLSIAKMKNTVDLYQQLQVRLKESQRALGEATADSDLHQSAPERIKAMGQVLSKAREQLYDCKLVTGKLRAMLQSADEQVRLLKKQSTFLSQLAAKTIPNAIHCLSMRLTIEYYLLPPEKRRFPRSENLENTKLHHYALFSDNVLAASVVVNSTVMNAKDSSKHVFHVVTDKLNFGAMNMWFLLNPPGKATIHVENVDEFKWLNSSYCPVLRQLESAAMKEYYFKAAHPTTLSSGASNLKYRNPKYLSMLNHLRFYLPQVYPKLDKILFLDDDIVVQKDLTGLWSVNLRGKVNGAVETCGESFHRFDKYLNFTNPHIARNFDPNACGWAYGMNVFDLKEWKKRDITGIYHKWQNMNEDRVLWKLGTLPPGLITFYGLTHPLEKSWHVLGLGYNPSVDRAEIENAAVIHYNGNMKPWLELGMTRYRSYWTKYIKFDHPYVRSCNLSE